Within Estrella lausannensis, the genomic segment AGACTTTGACAACCTTTCCATTGTATGGCGCGCGAACAAAAGTCGACTCATAGAGTTTTTTTGCCTGCCAGTATTCCGAATTAGCCTGTGCCAGCTGTGCTTCAGCGCTTTTCAGATCAAAGAGGGAGGCGGACTTGTCTTCGAAAAGCCTTCTTGTGATATCCATCTCAACTGTGGCCTTGCTTAAATTGGCCTCGGTTTTTAGGAAGTTCGCATAATAGATTGTATCGTCCAGCTTTAATATCAGCTCACCTTTCTGTACCCTGTCGCCCATTTTTTTATTCACGGCAGTGACCGGAGACATCACTTCCGCCGAAATCAGCGTTTTCATCTTCGGCTCTAAGACAACAAGATACCGACTGCCCCTTTTCCCAGCCTCGTCAGCACTCTCATTTATCTGCTCTTCAGCTGCAGCCGTTAGCGACGAGAGACATAAAAGTGCAAATATATTCAGTGCCCATCTTTGAAAAAAAACCATTTCATTCCTGCCTGGAGTTGCTTTCAACTTTGAAATACCTGGGAAGTCCAATCGCATTATTTAAAAACTCTACGGAATTCTGGAGCTCGGCATACACCTTCATCGTGTTGACTTTCGCGAGCGCCGCATCAATTCTTGCGTTGATGTCGTCCGATTCACTGCGCTTGCCAAGCTTAGCCTGCAAATGGATGCTCTGCATCAACTTCTCTTGCGCTAAGCTATTATGCAACGACAAAAGGTACTGTTCCTTATTTTGCTCATAGAGGATTCTCCCCAAATTAACTTGAACTAAAATTCCCATGGAAAGAACAAGCCGATCCCTTCTGACGAGGCCCACTTCATCTTCCGCCACCTGCTGAAGAGAGTGATAATAGGGGATGCTGAGAAGGTCCCATGCAATGCCTGCACCGGCTGTTAGCCAATCCCTGTGGACTAAGAATCTGTTTTGATTGTAAAACTCCGTATCGAAGAGCCGAGCGGTGGGAAACTGACGCAATATCGCTTTTTTCACTTCATCTTTTGAGATTTTCAACTGCGTGTCGTTCTGATAAAGCTCAGTCCGTTTCATCAAAGCGATGTTTTCCAGATCAGTTTCGCTCGGAATATCCACTTCATAGGCAAAATCATTGTCAAAAACAATCTCAAAAGTCGTTCCAGGCCTCATTCCCATGGCGGAAGCTAAATCAACAAGAGCATTCTCATACTCTTTTTCGTATCCCTGCGTTGGGTCAGAAGAGTCAGTCCGGTCGTTAAAGCCCTTCAGCTGTATCTCTCGTTGATAGTAGCGTGCCAGCTTGCCGTAGGCATCCACGTCGGAGAGATAAATCCCTTCGTCGATTTGCTTTCTCAGCTTTTCTCTTTGCTCCCTCAACTCTCCGATCAAAGGTATCGCCGTGTCAATCGCGAATTTTGCCGAAGCGGCTTTCCAGTAGCTTCTCACCACCCTAAGGATGATATTTTGCTTGGCTCTTTGATACTCAAGATAATCAAGATTTATTCGATTGGCCGACTGCCTTGCTTGATAGTAGGAGAGGCCAAAATCGAGTAAATTCCACAAAACTCCGACACTGGCTTGAAAGTTGGTTTTATCCGATGAAACGCTGGCGGGTGAAAGTCCACCGTTAGTACGTACTGTCCTTGAGGTGGATGCTGCACTATTGCTTCTTTGTGAGATGTCCGCCTCGAGGTTCAACTCGGGTAGCATGCTTAATGTATCCGCCGTGGCAACTTCCCTTTGGATTCGGATTCTTTGGCGCAGCACCTCAAGATCCAAATCATTTTGCAAGGCAATCGCTATGATCTCATCTAAATCAAGCACGCTTCCCGGCGGAAGTTCATTTGCTTCCAGATAGGCTACATCATAAGCGGCATGGCAAAACCGCTCCCGCTCGGTGACTCCACAACCAGACGAAGTGCAACCGGTCAAGTTCAGCAGCAATACAGTTGCAGCACAAATCAGTAACAGAAAACGACAAATCATTTATACCTAATTGTTTACAATTGAATCAGCCAGGCAAATCGATGCGTCAAAAACACAGCCTAAACCATATACAAATTTTTAATTTACTTCCCCTTTTTAAAATCTGCCGCAGCGCATAAGATGCAACAAGATAAGAGAGGAGGATTCGTCACCGATGCCTGTTGCCACTGAAGATAAAAAGGATGCAATTAAGAAGGCGGTCATCCCCAATCTTAGAACAGATATTCAGCTGATCCCCGGTCCCAAGGACGAGAAGGGCCAGCCCATGTTTCAACTGTATGATCCGATCAGAAGGAAATATTTTCTGATCGGCTGGGAAGAGAAGCAGATCCTTAACCAGATTCGCCCGGGCATGACATATGAAGAATTGGTCCAAGCCATACACAACAACACCACTTTGAATATCAACGAAGAGGGGTTGAAAAGTTTCTTCGTTCAGGCGTCTGCCCTTAAGCTTTTAGAAGAGAAGCAATCAGCCCAGGCAGTTTTAAAAGAGTATGAGTCCAAAAACACTTTTAGCATCACCCAAGTCTTCACTCAGTACCTCTTCTTTAAACTTCCGCTTTTCAATCCTGATTCCTTTTTACAAAGGACGCTTCCCTACGTCTCATTCCTTGCCTCCCGGGGGGCGTTCGGATGCTATGGAGTGGTCGGCATTATCGGCCTTTTTTTCCTTTTAACCCGCTTTGATCAGTTCGTCCACACACTGACCTTTTTTTTCAACGCGAAAGGCTTTTTTGCCTATGCCCTCACTTTATTTGCAGTTAAGATCATCCATGAGATGTCTCATGCATATACTGCAGCTGCTTTAGGTGTTCGGGTGCCGACGATGGGTGTCGCGTTCTTAGTGCTTTGGCCCGTTTTGTACACCGATGTGACAGACAGCTGGAGGCTCACGGACCGCACGAAGCGGATCTGGATTTCATCAGCCGGAATCATTGCAGAAATGGCTCTTGCCGGTTTTGCGATGTGTCTTTGGAGTTTAACGGCTCCCGGCATTCTGAACAGCGCATGCTTTTTGGTTGCCTCTTCGAGCTTGATCAATACAATATTCGTTAATGCCAACCCGGCCATGCGCTATGACGGGTACTACATATTGATCGATTTTTGGGGGATTGACCATCTGCAGCAAAAAGCCTTCTCTATAACCCGATGGCAAGTTCGAGAGTGGCTTTTTGGATTCGGCATGCCCTGCCCTGAAACTTCCGACGCAACACAAAAAAGCTCTCTTATTCTCTTTGCCTTCTACACGATTGTCTACCGACTTGTCGTCTACACGACAGTAGCTGTTTTCGTCTATTACAAGTTTACGAAGGTACTCGGCATCCTTCTATTCTGTGCAGAGATCTATCTCTTCATCGCCAAACCTGTCTATGAAGAGATCGTCGCCCTTTGGAAGCTTAAAGCTCAGATGAAAATCAATTTCAGATCGCTCTCGACTCTTTTTGCCGCCTCCTTTGCCGTCCTCTTTTTCGTGATTCCCCTGCCTCACACAGCTGATTTCGCGGCAATCTCCTTCCCTGAAACCGAGCAGACTCTCTTTGTTCCCACCAGTGGCACGATAGATCACATTTATGTCAAAAAAGGGGAATGGCTAAACCAGGGAGAGACTATCGTCTCTCTAAAATCAAGAGAGATGTCGACCGAACTGAAGTCGCTTGAAGAAGAAACCTCTGCCTTACGCCAAGAACTCAACTCAGCCTATCTTGGAGAGAATAAGCATCTCTTGATTAAGGAGAAGCAGCAGCAGTATGACACAGCGATGCAACGCCTTGCAAAACTTCGGGAAATACAGGGACATCTTGTGATGAAAGCTGATGTGTCGGGATATCTTTATGACTGGGATAACAGCCTAAGACTAGGGCAATCCGTTTCAAAAGACGCCATTCTGGGAAAAATTGCCGATTTTAAAAATGTGACGATTGCCGTATTCATTCCAGAGACAGACATCTCGTTTGTTTCCATAGGAAAAGAGGTTTCATTTACCACCCATGATTTTTCCAAAATACAGGGAAATATCATCAAAATACTGCCCATGCGAGAAGCAAAACTTTCCTTTTTGCAGCTCTCATCCCTTGCCCACGGTGATCTGCCGGTGGTAAAGGATCCCAAAACGGGAGAGTATAACCTGATTGGCAGCTATTACATCGTTTATGTAGCGCCTGCCAATTCTGCCGACTTACCCTGGCTTGGCAAGCTGGGAAGAGTAGAGATGAGCCTCGGCTATCGCTCCTACCTCTACCTACTTCTTGAAAATGTTTACAAGACTCTTTGGCGCGAAAGCAATCTCTAAATAAGTGCACTTCATCCTGTTTAGAGTGGTTTCTCCATGTCTTCCAGAGCCTTCTTCACCACATCCGTGAAGCTGGATTTATCGTTGCTATCCATCTTTAGATGATCTTGTGTTAAGTCTGCCATATCTGAGTCCATAGCAAAAGCGCTTACGGTATAGGCAGCTGAAGAGTCCTGAAGACCTTGTGCTTTGATGTATTTTTCCAGATTGCTACCTTCAGCCGTTGGCAATTGAGTATCTACTCTTGCCTGCTGCAAGGGCCCCCTTGCCTCCCTGATGACATTTCCCTGAACCAAATCTGTCAGATTTTCGCCGACCTCCATGGCGACTGCCGTTGTCAAGAGTGTCGCATCGGAGCCCATTTTTGTGGATGGCTTCGAGGGATCGATCAGAATTTCACTCTTTTTCTCTGCGTCTTCGCTCAGGTTAAGAGTAGTGAAAGCAGAACCTTCGGGATAGAGAATCGAGGAGAACTGGGTATTTTGCATCTTTGCTAATTCGATTGGATCATAACCAACAGATTGCCCAGGGTTGTGCTCTTGGTATCCTCCGTAGTTTTCCAGAGGATCTTTTTGACTGTAGGGACCTTCTATTTTGTCGGACAACAAACTGTTAGAGGCAGTGATAAATCGAGGTTGATCAGAAGATTCCTGCATAATATCGGCACTTTTCAATGCTATCGAAGATTCGTTCGCCGCAAGAGGTGAAGCTGCAATTTCTACCGCCACACTACCATAGACGACAGGTGCTTCATTAGCGCTTTCCATTGTGTTTTCGGCAACGCTGATCGCAATTAGATCCGATCCACTAAAGCCGCTGAATGGAGTGTAGACAAGCCCAT encodes:
- a CDS encoding efflux RND transporter periplasmic adaptor subunit, whose product is MVFFQRWALNIFALLCLSSLTAAAEEQINESADEAGKRGSRYLVVLEPKMKTLISAEVMSPVTAVNKKMGDRVQKGELILKLDDTIYYANFLKTEANLSKATVEMDITRRLFEDKSASLFDLKSAEAQLAQANSEYWQAKKLYESTFVRAPYNGKVVKVYLDEYELSQPGKELVEIVDDSKLYARFLVPSAALSTLKNGSALVMKIDGLPKDIEANITRISPIIEAVSGTVKIEAEIDNAHDLLIAGMVGQAGISGLSRLQEDEHSETTSTPEHPAALIESSQNGLSEKRMAL
- a CDS encoding TolC family protein → MICRFLLLICAATVLLLNLTGCTSSGCGVTERERFCHAAYDVAYLEANELPPGSVLDLDEIIAIALQNDLDLEVLRQRIRIQREVATADTLSMLPELNLEADISQRSNSAASTSRTVRTNGGLSPASVSSDKTNFQASVGVLWNLLDFGLSYYQARQSANRINLDYLEYQRAKQNIILRVVRSYWKAASAKFAIDTAIPLIGELREQREKLRKQIDEGIYLSDVDAYGKLARYYQREIQLKGFNDRTDSSDPTQGYEKEYENALVDLASAMGMRPGTTFEIVFDNDFAYEVDIPSETDLENIALMKRTELYQNDTQLKISKDEVKKAILRQFPTARLFDTEFYNQNRFLVHRDWLTAGAGIAWDLLSIPYYHSLQQVAEDEVGLVRRDRLVLSMGILVQVNLGRILYEQNKEQYLLSLHNSLAQEKLMQSIHLQAKLGKRSESDDINARIDAALAKVNTMKVYAELQNSVEFLNNAIGLPRYFKVESNSRQE
- a CDS encoding efflux RND transporter periplasmic adaptor subunit gives rise to the protein MPVATEDKKDAIKKAVIPNLRTDIQLIPGPKDEKGQPMFQLYDPIRRKYFLIGWEEKQILNQIRPGMTYEELVQAIHNNTTLNINEEGLKSFFVQASALKLLEEKQSAQAVLKEYESKNTFSITQVFTQYLFFKLPLFNPDSFLQRTLPYVSFLASRGAFGCYGVVGIIGLFFLLTRFDQFVHTLTFFFNAKGFFAYALTLFAVKIIHEMSHAYTAAALGVRVPTMGVAFLVLWPVLYTDVTDSWRLTDRTKRIWISSAGIIAEMALAGFAMCLWSLTAPGILNSACFLVASSSLINTIFVNANPAMRYDGYYILIDFWGIDHLQQKAFSITRWQVREWLFGFGMPCPETSDATQKSSLILFAFYTIVYRLVVYTTVAVFVYYKFTKVLGILLFCAEIYLFIAKPVYEEIVALWKLKAQMKINFRSLSTLFAASFAVLFFVIPLPHTADFAAISFPETEQTLFVPTSGTIDHIYVKKGEWLNQGETIVSLKSREMSTELKSLEEETSALRQELNSAYLGENKHLLIKEKQQQYDTAMQRLAKLREIQGHLVMKADVSGYLYDWDNSLRLGQSVSKDAILGKIADFKNVTIAVFIPETDISFVSIGKEVSFTTHDFSKIQGNIIKILPMREAKLSFLQLSSLAHGDLPVVKDPKTGEYNLIGSYYIVYVAPANSADLPWLGKLGRVEMSLGYRSYLYLLLENVYKTLWRESNL